One region of Culex pipiens pallens isolate TS chromosome 2, TS_CPP_V2, whole genome shotgun sequence genomic DNA includes:
- the LOC120424587 gene encoding paraneoplastic antigen Ma6E-like has translation MKVTFFLLLVTAVAFLAVFQPAVEAAPQDVATAEVADPAGVAEAGSDGKPEGGAAAGGSSSEEQGGKKGHGKGKGHHGGKGGKGGEMGGKGKGQANKEKGAKGQANKGKGQGKN, from the exons ATGAAAGTGACCTTCTTCCTGCTGTTGGTGACCGCCGTGGCCTTCCTGGCCGTGTTCCAGCCCGCAGTTGAGGCCGCCCCTCAGGACGTCGCTACTGCCGAAGTAGCTGATCCCGCTGGAGTTGCTGAAGCTGGATCGGATGGAAAGCCGGAAGGTGGCGCTGCTGCTGGTGGATCATCCTCGGAGGAGCAGGGTGGCAAGAAGGGACACGGCAAGGGCAAGGGACATCACGGTGGCAAGGGAGGAAAGGGTGGTGAGATGGGAGGCAAGGGCAAGGGCCAG GCCAACAAGGAGAAAGGAGCCAAGGGTCAGGCCAACAAGGGTAAGGGACAGGGCAAGAACTAA
- the LOC120424589 gene encoding eggshell protein 1-like, producing MLQVVAAVAFLAVFQPAVEAAPQDVATAVESGPDGVAEAGSDGKSEAGAAAGESSSEEQGGKKGHGKGKRHHGGKGGKGGEKGGEKGGKGKGQANKEKGAKGQANKGKGQVNGKN from the exons ATGTTACAAGTT GTGGCCGCCGTGGCCTTCCTGGCCGTGTTTCAGCCCGCCGTTGAGGCCGCTCCTCAGGACGTAGCTACTGCCGTTGAGTCTGGCCCCGATGGAGTTGCTGAAGCTGGATCGGATGGAAAGTCGGAAGCTGGTGCTGCCGCTGGTGAATCATCTTCGGAGGAGCAGGGTGGCAAGAAGGGACACGGCAAGGGCAAGAGACATCACGGTGGCAAGGGAGGAAAGGGTGGAGAGAAGGGAGGTGAGAAGGGAGGCAAGGGTAAGGGTCAGGCCAACAAGGAGAAAGGAGCCAAGGGTCAGGCCAACAAGGGTAAGGGACAGGTCAATGGAAAGAACTGA